Proteins encoded within one genomic window of Thunnus maccoyii chromosome 22, fThuMac1.1, whole genome shotgun sequence:
- the dhrs4 gene encoding dehydrogenase/reductase SDR family member 4 — MTCRVMLRSVVRCLGTNPVAGCRSMSQSSLAGKVAIVTASTDGIGLAAAQALGKRGAHVVVSSRRQANVDKAVALLQSQNIQVTGTTCNVGKGEDREKLVQMTLDQCGGIDILVSNAAVNPFFGNIMDSTEDVWDKILSVNVKSAFLMTKLVVPHIEKRGGGNIVFVSSVAGYQPMQALGPYSVSKMALLGLTRALAPELAHSNIRVNCVAPGVIKTRFSSALWQNEDVMDELKKQLSIKRIGEPQEIGGVIAFLCTEEASYITGETITVTGGMGGRL; from the exons ATGACCTGCAGG GTGATGTTGAGGAGTGTTGTCAGGTGCCTTGGGACCAATCCTGTAGCTGGATGTAGAAGTATGTCTCAAAGCAGTCTTGCCGGAAAGGTAGCCATAGTCACAGCCTCTACAGATGG AATCGGTCTGGCTGCAGCTCAGGCTCTGGGTAAGAGAGGAGCCCACGTGGTGGTGAGCAGCCGGCGGCAGGCCAATGTGGACAAGGCGGTGGCACTGCTGCAGAGCCAGAACATCCAAGTGACTGGGACCACCTGTAACGTTGGCAAGGGAGAGGACAGGGAAAAACTGGTTCAAATG ACTCTGGATCAGTGTGGGGGCATCGATATTCTGGTGTCTAACGCAGCAGTCAACCCTTTCTTTGGAAACATCATGGACTCCACAGAGGATGTCTGGGACAAG ATTCTGTCCGTAAATGTAAAATCAGCTTTCCTCATGACCAAGCTGGTGGTGCCTCATATAGAGAAGAGGGG AGGAGGAAATATAGTGTTTGTGTCATCTGTGGCTGGGTACCAACCAATGCAG GCCTTGGGTCCTTACAGTGTGAGTAAGATGGCCCTGCTGGGTTTGACCCGGGCCCTGGCCCCCGAGCTGGCTCACAGTAACATCAGAGTCAACTGTGTGGCCCCTGGAGTTATCAAGACCCGCTTCAGCTCTGCG TTATGGCAAAATGAAGATGTTATGGACGAACTCAAAAAGCAGCTCAGCATTAAAAG GATTGGAGAACCACAGGAGATTGGGGGAGTGATTGCTTTCCTGTGCACTGAGGAGGCCTCATACATCACTGGAGAGACCATCACAGTGACCGGAGGGATGGGCGGTCGACTCTGA
- the LOC121889403 gene encoding tripartite motif-containing protein 16-like, translating into MSDSTDPQVIFCDMCTEEDRKPARKTCMKCEISMCVQHLQIHLTTPVLLQTHPLTEPMALCGTTKCPQHGKLLEYYCLDDMTCVCVSCAIEDQHRVHNMKTFSTAHKELMEKLDAEQQALLVKTDDENVSLEKWEKSEREKLGHCSVRLIEAVTILRGVTLTSVQSSVSARMVSIKTSKSSMQAAQKEKDTFRFLQMYSQVHQDVEKAKAADLRKGLEPGSDRDKLVEEIRQGGEKMMKQADQFWCSLLTLVDPEHHQELIATDSNLIFDPQTWGPDISLSKDQRKVFYSDWPGQNSAHVFHLKSTQSVPNFQRWVISLSEDWTIGLCDKNNTKELKDGDVYGLCCKEGNHLSFLTTEYDEVIDAFGPMQNMQKPKLEKTRRVSLQPINPPGEDMAKIMARPQKVEVVWRFPNSLSFFSRIGQHQRIKIVTIRINSASWDLAPFVRFEGKKSQESSNKSSGSLFGAQQQCQKQWKCSCGKVYTETSNGYNYGGRIYQKSSQATCSCGILIGALRTTEVLCELL; encoded by the coding sequence atgtcagacagtACAGACCCACAAGTTATCTTTTGCGACATGTgcacagaggaggacaggaaacCAGCGCGAAAGACCTGCATGAAATGTGAGATCTCCATGTGCGTCCAGCATCTCCAGATCCACCTGACGACTCCTGTGTTACTACAAACTCATCCTCTGACTGAACCTATGGCTTTATGTGGGACCACTAAATGCCCCCAACATGGAAAACTCCTGGAGTACTACTGCTTGGATGAtatgacctgtgtgtgtgtttcctgcgCCATTGAAGACCAGCACCGCGTGCACAACATGAAGACCTTCTCCACAGCCCACAAAGAGCTCATGGAAAAGCTTGATGCTGAGCAGCAGGCCTTACTGGTGAAAACCGATGATGAGAACGTGAGTCTAGAAAAGTGGgagaagagtgaaagagagaagctGGGCCACTGTAGTGTGCGTCTCATTGAGGCTGTGACTATCCTGCGTGGCGTCACCTTGACCAGCGTCCAGAGTTCAGTCTCTGCTCGAATGGTGTCCATCAAAACCAGCAAGAGCAGCATGCAAGCAGCACAGAAGGAGAAGGACACCTTCAGATTCTTGCAGATGTATTCTCAGGTGCATCAGGATGTGGAGAAGGCCAAGGCCGCAGATCTGAGAAAAGGGTTGGAGCCTGGCAGCGATCGTGACAAACTGGTTGAGGAGATCAGACAGGGTGGTGAAAAGATGATGAAGCAAGCAGACCAGTTCTGGTGTTCTTTGTTGACTCTGGTTGACCCTGAACACCACCAGGAGCTCATTGCTACTGATTCAAACTTGATCTTTGACCCGCAGACTTGGGGCCCTGACATATCACTTTCTAAAGACCAGAGGAAGGTTTTCTACAGTGATTGGCCGGGACAAAACTCTGCCCACGTCTTTCACCTTAAGAGTACCCAGTCTGTTCCCAACTTTCAGAGGTGGGTGATCAGCCTTTCCGAAGACTGGACCATTGGTTTAtgtgacaaaaataatacaaaggAGTTGAAAGATGGAGACGTCTATGGACTGTGCTGCAAAGAAGGTAACCATCTCAGCTTTCTCACAACAGAGTATGATGAAGTTATCGATGCATTTGGCCCaatgcaaaacatgcaaaagccCAAACTTGAGAAAACACGCAGGGTTTCTCTTCAGCCAATCAACCCTCCAGGTGAAGATATGGCAAAGATAATGGCCCGACCGCAAAAAGTGGAAGTGGTATGGCGCTTTCCTAACTCATTATCGTTCTTCAGCAGGATCGGCCAGCACCAGAGAATAAAAATAGTCACGATTAGAATCAACTCCGCCAGCTGGGACCTAGCTCCTTTTGTTCGCTTTGAAGGGAAAAAGTCACAAGAGAGCTCAAATAAGTCCAGTGGAAGCTTATTTGGAGCTCAACAACAATGCCAGAAGCAATGGAAATGCTCATGTGGGAAGGTTTACACTGAGACCAGCAATGGATACAATTATGGAGGGCGCATTTATCAGAAGTCTTCCCAAGCCACCTGTTCTTGTGGAATACTTATTGGTGCCCTGCGCACCACAGAGGTGCTTTGTGAACTTCTGTAA
- the homezb gene encoding homeobox and leucine zipper encoding b, whose translation MTKMRQTANGELRQKTPDAHGETPTISEMNFAPAAFNLNQSSAVCLPLVSESRRLIWVNSNQINLQLDGAAELDKAFDRFPYLTQKQTAELAQRCSLHPDQVKVWFMLQRLRYGISWDYKDIREVRAKFKRRKEEQQEVDEDRREKEKQETEMKESGGNKAGDVREEDVCANEREMKQQLKREKDRKVEKVEEDKKNTQKKRKKMTVTDNMGKKGTKQQEEGAGGVEIINVSVTPANSGFEGKPEMEARPGGELHAESTNYDFAVTDVVKLKHIINNNQSPRGSTHSPDIPKKQKVSKEPYTLPTPRIRWRTKTQTQLVMMKEAFSHCQYPDSEHYDLLATRIGVPRYVLVQWFGDMRYYIKRGKPGWLNEEQHSKALANIKYRQFLKALAKEQSSEGEQKATMKMKLEGGKSYGDGEMMQVPSE comes from the coding sequence ATGACAAAGATGAGGCAAACGGCTAACGGAGAGCTCAGACAAAAGACTCCTGACGCTCATGGAGAGACTCCCACAATATCAGAAATGAACTTTGCGCCTGCGGCTTTCAACCTGAACCAGAGCAGTGCTGTTTGTCTCCCCCTGGTCTCTGAGAGTCGAAGGCTTATATGGGTGAACTCAAACCAGATCAACCTACAGCTGGACGGTGCAGCAGAGCTGGACAAAGCCTTCGACAGGTTTCCATAcctgacacagaaacagacagcagaGCTGGCGCAGCGCTGCTCCCTGCACCCAGACCAGGTGAAGGTGTGGTTCATGCTTCAAAGGCTCCGCTACGGCATCAGCTGGGACTATAAAGACATCCGCGAGGTCCGGGCAAAGTtcaaaagaaggaaggaagagcaGCAAGAGGTAGATGAGGAtagaagagagaaggagaaacaggAGACAGAGATGAAAGAGTCTGGTGGGAATAAGGCAGGAGATGTTAGGGAGGAAGACGTGTGCGCTAATGAGCGAGAAATGAAGCAACAactgaagagagagaaggacagaaaggtagaaaaagtagaggaagacaaaaagaaTACGCAGAAAAAGCGAAAAAAGATGACGGTGACAGACAACATGGGAAAAAAGGGAACAAAGCAACAAGAGGAGGGAGCAGGAGGAGtagaaataataaatgttaGTGTGACCCCTGCCAACAGCGGCTTTGAGGGGAAACCAGAAATGGAAGCTCGGCCGGGCGGAGAACTGCACGCAGAGTCAACAAATTACGACTTTGCCGTCACTGATGTTGTCAAACTGAAGCACATAATAAACAATAACCAATCACCCAGAGGATCCACCCACAGCCCGGACATCCCCAAAAAGCAGAAGGTCTCTAAAGAACCATATACACTCCCCACTCCTCGGATCCGCTGGcgaacaaaaacacagactcaGCTGGTGATGATGAAGGAGGCTTTCTCGCACTGCCAGTATCCAGACAGCGAGCACTACGACTTGCTGGCAACAAGGATTGGCGTCCCCCGCTACGTGTTGGTTCAGTGGTTTGGCGACATGCGCTATTACATCAAAAGAGGAAAGCCGGGCTGGCTGAACGAGGAGCAGCACAGTAAGGCGTTGGCCAACATCAAGTACCGGCAATTCCTGAAAGCGCTGGCAAAGGAGCAGTCGAGTGAGGGTGAGCAAAAAGCAACCATGAAGATGAAGCTGGAGGGTGGCAAAAGCTACGGTGACGGCGAAATGATGCAGGTGCCTTCAGAGTAG
- the tinf2 gene encoding TERF1-interacting nuclear factor 2 isoform X2 translates to MKQRDVMQYGVVEEFVTSACETVPGLLTFRHQGKLALGLRARLILELCCTQPDAKVIEQHLERIRAPNAPSHSSAPPVRKDVKVIKTVERFHALVHTLLTDPSEKEQFFKEEFPVDYGPTFDQELEKLLWEFLIRLDQLLPVPNLAQTVSWLSDAPPVLEECARAATQPQLLEILLQHQTCLGHLESAASLPPNMGDSILASLSLPPSGRVASNQATGPRKSAADQSDSSQTKSKTPFITPVLGLISNEDVPCMISASKRALRGDEPASSNEATNGHFYSKENLKFTSVKQKQKSKDDGGKDGEDQVEEERNTLKRSNGVKRKQPDQRESESEEEEEVLRMTKSRKRRPSRNGASRPRQGRRAQRPNESEEDGAETRKDEERNQAVLATRMRQLGVRTLQLPKDPSLRSIVVSCLNSQPKVIIEKLPVTSAGVKGSSRGGKSSYVHQQHRRRKSPVKAPARKSNQPQKLDSDFPGLDDKENHPVLPSLSSSSSHQRSHTETSAPPGDSEDYVADSEDEATKNFKGRLFMKRYYKTKHGTYIPTLREFWKPGMTRRELSPRSKHR, encoded by the exons ATGAAGCAGAGGGATGTGATGCAGTATGGGGTCGTAGAGGAGTTTGTGACCTCAGCCTGTGAGACCGTCCCAGGGCTGCTCACCTTCAGACATCAGGGCAAGCTGGCACTGGGACTGAGAGCACGG TTAATCTTGGAGCTGTGCTGTACACAACCCGATGCTAAGGTGATTGAGCAGCACCTGGAAAGGATCCGTGCACCTAATGCCCCTTCACACTCCTCAGCTCCTCCTGTG AGGAAGGACgtaaaagttattaaaacagTCGAACGGTTCCACGCATTGGTTCACACGCTGCTAACAGACCCTTCAGAGAAAGAACAGTTCTTCAAG GAGGAGTTTCCAGTGGATTATGGTCCCACGTTTGACCAGGAATTGGAGAAGCTTCTGTGGGAGTTTCTAATTCGACTGGACCAGTTGCTCCCTGTTCCCAACTTAGCTCAG ACTGTGTCGTGGCTCAGCGATGCCCCCCCTGTCCTGGAGGAGTGTGCACGGGCAGCCACCCAACCCCAGCTCTTAGAGATCTTGCTTCAGCATCAAACCTGTCTAGGTCATCTAGAATCAGCAG CATCACTCCCTCCAAACATGGGAGACTCCATCCTGGCTTCACTTTCTCTGCCACCCTCTGGAAGAGTAGCTTCAAATCAAGCAACAGGACCCAGAAAGTCTGCTGCAGATCAGTCCGATAGCTCacagacaaaaagcaaaacaccaTTTATCACACCTGTTCTTGGACTAATATCTAATGAAGATGTACCATGTATGATCTCCGCCAGTAAACGGGCACTGAGAGGTGATGAGCCGGCCAGCTCAAACGAAGCAACAAATGGGCACTTTTACTCAAAGGAGAACTTAAAATTCACTTCGgttaaacagaaacaaaagtcTAAAGATGATGGAGGGAAAGACGGTGAAGAtcaggtggaggaggagaggaacacCTTAAAAAGAAGCAACGGAGTGAAACGCAAGCAACCTGACCAAAGAGAAAGCGAgtctgaggaagaggaagaagtgtTACGCATGACTAAATCTAGGAAAAGGAGGCCGAGCAGGAACGGAGCGAGCAGGCCGAGGCAGGGTAGAAGAGCCCAGAGACCAAACGAGAGCGAAGAAGACGGAGCGGAAACCAGAAAAGACGAGGAGCGTAACCAAGCAGTCCTGGCAACCCGTATGAGGCAGCTGGGTGTCAGAACGCTGCAGCTACCTAAAGATCCGTCCCTCCGCTCCATCGTCGTTTCTTGTCTGAACAGCCAGCCCAAAGTTATTATCGAAAAACTGCCAGTGACTTCCGCCGGCGTTAAGGGGAGCAGTAGAGGAGGAAAATCCTCATATGTGCATCAGCAGCATCGGAGAAGGAAGTCGCCCGTCAAAGCCCCCGCACGTAAAAGCAACCAACCTCAAAAGCTTGACTCAGATTTTCCTGGCTTGGATGATAAAGA AAATCATCCTGTATTACCGAGTCTAAGCAGCTCTTCCTCCCACCAGCGGAGTCACACAG AGACGTCGGCCCCTCCGGGTGATAGCGAAGACTACGTCGCTGATTCTGAAGATGAGGCGAcaaagaacttcaaaggcagg CTGTTTATGAAGCGCTACTACAAAACCAAGCACGGCACATATATACCAACACTGAGGGAGTTCTGGAAACCCGGGATGACACGGCGGGAGTTATCTCCTCGCAGTAAACACAGATGA
- the tinf2 gene encoding TERF1-interacting nuclear factor 2 isoform X1: MASRKPKESDASLPFAALQLLAPPVRLVSAAIWKVMKQRDVMQYGVVEEFVTSACETVPGLLTFRHQGKLALGLRARLILELCCTQPDAKVIEQHLERIRAPNAPSHSSAPPVRKDVKVIKTVERFHALVHTLLTDPSEKEQFFKEEFPVDYGPTFDQELEKLLWEFLIRLDQLLPVPNLAQTVSWLSDAPPVLEECARAATQPQLLEILLQHQTCLGHLESAASLPPNMGDSILASLSLPPSGRVASNQATGPRKSAADQSDSSQTKSKTPFITPVLGLISNEDVPCMISASKRALRGDEPASSNEATNGHFYSKENLKFTSVKQKQKSKDDGGKDGEDQVEEERNTLKRSNGVKRKQPDQRESESEEEEEVLRMTKSRKRRPSRNGASRPRQGRRAQRPNESEEDGAETRKDEERNQAVLATRMRQLGVRTLQLPKDPSLRSIVVSCLNSQPKVIIEKLPVTSAGVKGSSRGGKSSYVHQQHRRRKSPVKAPARKSNQPQKLDSDFPGLDDKENHPVLPSLSSSSSHQRSHTETSAPPGDSEDYVADSEDEATKNFKGRLFMKRYYKTKHGTYIPTLREFWKPGMTRRELSPRSKHR; this comes from the exons ATGGCCTCCAGGAAGCCGAAGGAAAGTG ACGCCAGCCTTCCCTTTGCTGCACTTCAGCTCTTGGCCCCGCCTGTGCGTCTGGTGTCTGCAGCCATCTGGAAAGTGATGAAGCAGAGGGATGTGATGCAGTATGGGGTCGTAGAGGAGTTTGTGACCTCAGCCTGTGAGACCGTCCCAGGGCTGCTCACCTTCAGACATCAGGGCAAGCTGGCACTGGGACTGAGAGCACGG TTAATCTTGGAGCTGTGCTGTACACAACCCGATGCTAAGGTGATTGAGCAGCACCTGGAAAGGATCCGTGCACCTAATGCCCCTTCACACTCCTCAGCTCCTCCTGTG AGGAAGGACgtaaaagttattaaaacagTCGAACGGTTCCACGCATTGGTTCACACGCTGCTAACAGACCCTTCAGAGAAAGAACAGTTCTTCAAG GAGGAGTTTCCAGTGGATTATGGTCCCACGTTTGACCAGGAATTGGAGAAGCTTCTGTGGGAGTTTCTAATTCGACTGGACCAGTTGCTCCCTGTTCCCAACTTAGCTCAG ACTGTGTCGTGGCTCAGCGATGCCCCCCCTGTCCTGGAGGAGTGTGCACGGGCAGCCACCCAACCCCAGCTCTTAGAGATCTTGCTTCAGCATCAAACCTGTCTAGGTCATCTAGAATCAGCAG CATCACTCCCTCCAAACATGGGAGACTCCATCCTGGCTTCACTTTCTCTGCCACCCTCTGGAAGAGTAGCTTCAAATCAAGCAACAGGACCCAGAAAGTCTGCTGCAGATCAGTCCGATAGCTCacagacaaaaagcaaaacaccaTTTATCACACCTGTTCTTGGACTAATATCTAATGAAGATGTACCATGTATGATCTCCGCCAGTAAACGGGCACTGAGAGGTGATGAGCCGGCCAGCTCAAACGAAGCAACAAATGGGCACTTTTACTCAAAGGAGAACTTAAAATTCACTTCGgttaaacagaaacaaaagtcTAAAGATGATGGAGGGAAAGACGGTGAAGAtcaggtggaggaggagaggaacacCTTAAAAAGAAGCAACGGAGTGAAACGCAAGCAACCTGACCAAAGAGAAAGCGAgtctgaggaagaggaagaagtgtTACGCATGACTAAATCTAGGAAAAGGAGGCCGAGCAGGAACGGAGCGAGCAGGCCGAGGCAGGGTAGAAGAGCCCAGAGACCAAACGAGAGCGAAGAAGACGGAGCGGAAACCAGAAAAGACGAGGAGCGTAACCAAGCAGTCCTGGCAACCCGTATGAGGCAGCTGGGTGTCAGAACGCTGCAGCTACCTAAAGATCCGTCCCTCCGCTCCATCGTCGTTTCTTGTCTGAACAGCCAGCCCAAAGTTATTATCGAAAAACTGCCAGTGACTTCCGCCGGCGTTAAGGGGAGCAGTAGAGGAGGAAAATCCTCATATGTGCATCAGCAGCATCGGAGAAGGAAGTCGCCCGTCAAAGCCCCCGCACGTAAAAGCAACCAACCTCAAAAGCTTGACTCAGATTTTCCTGGCTTGGATGATAAAGA AAATCATCCTGTATTACCGAGTCTAAGCAGCTCTTCCTCCCACCAGCGGAGTCACACAG AGACGTCGGCCCCTCCGGGTGATAGCGAAGACTACGTCGCTGATTCTGAAGATGAGGCGAcaaagaacttcaaaggcagg CTGTTTATGAAGCGCTACTACAAAACCAAGCACGGCACATATATACCAACACTGAGGGAGTTCTGGAAACCCGGGATGACACGGCGGGAGTTATCTCCTCGCAGTAAACACAGATGA
- the cideb gene encoding cell death activator CIDE-B — METTSSFIKSVTKRVWSPPQRPFRVCSNNRETRKGITAGTLEELKERVCQALLLSLSAVSLALVCEEDGTEVDSDEFLMTLPDNTILMALEPGQTWRPQPGAVVLRSQDHNKPRTGKDIARVTFDLYRMSPKDLFGSLSVKATFQGLYSVSADFQCLGPKKVLREALRVASTLLQAAGHLLITTASMIRRIIEGAELWQPQRDEYTASWN, encoded by the exons ATGGAAACCACATCGTCATTTATCAA ATCCGTAACCAAGCGAGTGTGGTCGCCGCCACAGCGACCTTTCAGGGTGTGCAGTAACAACAGAGAGACCAGGAAGGGCATCACAGCCGGGACCCTGGAGGAGCTGAAAGAGAGG GTGTGCCAGGCACTGCTGCTGTCCCTGTCTGCGGTGTCTCTGGCTCTGGTGTGTGAGGAGGACGGTACAGAAGTGGACTCCGACGAGTTCCTCATGACCCTGCCTGACAACACCATCCTCATGGCCCTGGAGCCCGGACAGACATGGAGACCACAACCG GGTGCAGTTGTTCTCAGATCTCAAGACCACAACAAGCCTCGGACAGGGAAAGACATAGCCCGCGTCACCTTTGACCTCTACAGAATGAGCCCGAAGGACTTGTTCGGCTCCCTGAGTGTGAAGGCCACATTTCAAGGCCTGTACTCCGTGAGCGCTGACTTTCAGTGTCTGGGGCCGAAGAAAGTCCTCAG aGAAGCCCTACGTGTTGCCTCCACTCTCCTTCAGGCCGCTGGACACCTGCTTATCACTACCGCCTCCATGATCCGCCGCATTATTGAAGGCGCTGAGCTTTGGCAGCCGCAGAGGGACGAGTACACAGCCAGCTGGAACTGA
- the LOC121889244 gene encoding tripartite motif-containing protein 16-like, translated as MSDSTDPQVIFCDMCTEEDRKPARKTCMKCEISMCVQHLQIHLTTPVLLQTHPLTEPMALCGTTKCPQHGKLLEYYCLDDMTCVCVSCAIEDQHRVHNMKTFSTAHKELMEKLDAEQQALLVKTDDENVSLEKWEKSEREKLGRCSVRLIEAVTILRGVTLTSVQSSVSARMVSIKTSKSSMQAAQKEKDTFRFLQMYSQVHQDVEKAKAADLRKGLEPGSDRDKLVEEIRQGGEKMMKQADQFWCSLLTLVDPEHHQELIATDSNLIFDPQTWGPDISLSKDQRKVFYSDWPGQNSAHVFHLKSTQSVPNFQRWVISLSEDWTIGLCDKNNTKELKDGDVYGLCCKEGNHLSFLTTEYDEVIDAFGPMQNMQKPKLEKTRRVSLQPINPPGEDMAKIMARPQKVEVVWRFPNSLSFFSRIGQHQRIKIVTIRINSASWDLAPFVRFEGKKSQESSNKSSGSLFGAQQQCQKQWKCSCGRVYTETRDGYNYGGCTYQKSSQATCSCGILIGALRTTEVLCELL; from the coding sequence atgtctgACAGTACGGACCCACAAGTTATCTTTTGCGACATGTgcacagaggaggacaggaaacCAGCGCGAAAGACCTGCATGAAGTGCGAGATCTCCATGTGTGTCCAGCATCTCCAGATCCACCTGACCACTCCTGTGTTACTACAAACTCATCCTCTGACTGAACCTATGGCTTTATGTGGGACCACTAAATGCCCCCAACATGGAAAACTCCTGGAGTACTACTGCTTGGATGAtatgacctgtgtgtgtgtttcctgcgCCATTGAAGACCAGCACCGTGTGCACAACATGAAGACCTTCTCCACAGCCCACAAAGAGCTCATGGAAAAGCTTGATGCTGAGCAGCAGGCCTTACTGGTGAAAACCGATGATGAGAACGTGAGTCTAGAAAAGTGGgagaagagtgaaagagagaagctGGGCCGCTGTAGTGTGCGTCTCATTGAGGCTGTGACTATCCTGCGTGGCGTCACCTTGACCAGCGTCCAGAGTTCAGTCTCTGCTCGAATGGTGTCCATCAAAACCAGCAAGAGCAGCATGCAAGCAGCACAGAAGGAGAAGGACACCTTCAGATTCTTGCAGATGTATTCTCAGGTGCATCAGGATGTGGAGAAGGCCAAGGCCGCAGATCTGAGAAAAGGGTTGGAGCCTGGCAGCGATCGTGACAAACTGGTTGAGGAGATCAGACAGGGTGGTGAAAAGATGATGAAGCAAGCAGACCAGTTCTGGTGTTCTTTGTTGACTCTGGTTGACCCTGAACACCACCAGGAGCTCATTGCTACTGATTCAAACTTGATCTTTGACCCGCAGACTTGGGGCCCTGACATATCACTTTCTAAAGACCAGAGGAAGGTTTTCTACAGTGATTGGCCGGGACAAAACTCTGCCCACGTCTTTCACCTTAAGAGTACCCAGTCTGTTCCCAACTTTCAGAGGTGGGTGATCAGCCTTTCCGAAGACTGGACCATTGGTTTAtgtgacaaaaataatacaaaggAGTTGAAAGATGGAGACGTCTATGGACTGTGCTGCAAAGAAGGTAACCATCTCAGCTTTCTCACAACAGAGTATGATGAAGTTATCGATGCATTTGGCCCaatgcaaaacatgcaaaagccCAAACTTGAGAAAACACGCAGGGTTTCTCTTCAGCCAATCAACCCTCCAGGTGAAGATATGGCAAAGATAATGGCCCGACCGCAAAAAGTGGAAGTGGTATGGCGCTTTCCTAACTCATTATCGTTCTTCAGCAGGATCGGCCAGCACCAGAGAATAAAAATAGTCACGATTAGAATCAACTCCGCCAGCTGGGACCTAGCTCCCTTTGTTCGCTTTGAAGGGAAAAAGTCACAAGAGAGCTCAAATAAGTCGAGTGGAAGCTTATTTGGAGCTCAACAACAATGCCAGAAGCAATGGAAATGCTCATGTGGGAGAGTTTACACTGAGACCAGAGATGGATACAATTATGGAGGGTGCACTTATCAGAAGTCTTCCCAAGCCACCTGTTCTTGTGGAATACTTATTGGTGCCCTGCGCACCACAGAGGTGCTTTGTGAACTTCTGTAA